The genomic segment GCATCCGCGCTGCCTTTGAAACTTGTGATAAATGGACCTGCAAAACCATTTGTAACCTGCAACGACATACCTAACATTGCAGAGAATATAAAGAACAAAGCCATGCGTTTCTCCTTAAAGAGTTTGAACGCATCCAAGCCCAGTGTCTCCACCAACGAAGCCGCAGGTTTCTTCTCCAGATGACAGGCTGGCAACGTATAGCAATATAGGAAGAGCAACAAGCTCAAAGCACCCGACACAAAGAACTGCATATAGGTGTATTGGAACTTGTAGGTGCTCTCGGACAACGTGAAGAAGAAGGAACTTCCGTCCCACACAGCGCAGTTCACAAACCACATCGTCGCAATGAAACCTATCGTTCCAAAGACACGAATAGGCGGAAAGTCTTTCACTGTATCCAAGCCATTATTCTTCAAAATCGTGAAAGCTGTCGTGTTGGAAAGTGCCAAAGTCGGCATATAGAAAGCGACGCTCAACGTGTACATTGCAATAAAAGCGCCTTTTGAGGGCAGTTCATTGCCAAAGCCTGCAGAGAGTCCCATATACCAGCAGCCCAGCATAGCCAAACCGGCTATCAGGTGGCAAATACCAAGCAGCCGCTCCGGACGCACATACTTGTCGGCAACGATACCCATCAGCGTAGGCATAAAGATAGAAACGATACCCTGAATGGCATAAAACCAAGAAATCTCGGCACCCAAACCGGCACTGCCAAGATAATTACCCATACACGTAAGATAAGCTCCCCAGACAGCAAACTCCAGGAAATTCATCACTGATAAACGCACTTTCAAATTCATATCTATTTTCTTTTTCTGTTGATTCTCTCACTAAGTCAACCATCTATATGATGGTTTATGTTTATGCAAAGGTAAAAAAAAATAGATAAAGTCAGCACTTTCGCACAAAATTTTATTCGCACTTGCATTTTTTTTCCTATTTTTGCAGTGCCTTACGACTCAAGAAGAAAAAGGACGTATCAAACCACAAGGACTGGCGACCTACCGTCAGCCTGTTTGCAAACTCGCAAATCTTATCAAAACAACCATCATGGACATCAAGAAAGCAGAATTCACACTCAGTAGCCCGACCGTACAGATGTGTCCGAACGACAACAAACCTGAATATGCGTTCATCGGACGCTCAAACGTCGGGAAATCAAGCCTCATCAATATGCTTTGCAACCGCAAGGGACTCGCCAAGACTTCGGCAACACCGGGGAAGACGCTCCTCATCAACCACTTCATCATCAACAATGAGTGGTATATCGTTGACCTGCCCGGATACGGATTTGCGAAGCATTCAAAGACAGTCGTGAAGAAACTCGACCAGATGATTCGCACCTACGTCCTGCAAAGACGACAGCTCGTCAACCTGTTCGTGCTCATCGACATACGCCATGAACCGCAGAAAGTAGATAGAGAATTCATCGACTGGCTGGGAGAAAGCAGCATCCCCTTCACCATCATTTTCACAAAAGCCGACAAACTGACGGGAGGCAAGGCAAAAGCCAACGTCGATGCCTACATGAACTCTCTCAAGGATAGATGGGAAGAACTTCCACCTTATTATATTAGTAGCGCGGAAAAGAAAATCGGCAGAGAGGAGATTCTCAATTATATCGAACAAATCAACAACGAACTGAAAGAAACGTCTTCGCAACAAGAATAAAACGCCCACATAAACGTTAAAAATCTTAAAATATACAGCAATCGTTGCTGATTATCGATTATTTTTACTACTTTTGCATTCGATTTTCAAGACACACAGGCGGTTTACACCCGTTAAACCCCTTTATTCAAATACAATTTCATAACAATTTTTATGTACTACAAAGACGATTTACTATCGAAGGATATCTCCGAATTGGTAGATATTGCCAAGGAATTAGGAGCTGAGTTTAAGTCAGGCGACAGCCAAGAGACACTCGTGTATGCCATACTTGAGCAACAGGCAGTGCTCGGTGCTGCGCAAAATCCGGCTGGAACAAAACGCAAGCGCACACGAATTGCTAAGAACAATACCGACCATGTATATTCCGTAAAAGGAAATGACGGAGAGAACCTTGATGTGAAAAAGAACAAAGTGGCGGCTGCAGAACAGGCACCACTCTTCAAAGATGAAATCATCGAAGAAAAAGCAACGGAGGAAAAGAAAAAGAAAACGACGTCAAAGGCTGACAACAGCAAAGAAGCTGACAACGACGCGCAGCAACCTATCGCTGAAGGGCAGCCTGCTGAAGAGCCGGTTGCTCCAAAGAAACGCGGAAGAAAGCCCAAAGCTGCTGTCGCTGATGCCCCGAAAGAAGAACAGCCGGTAGCGGAAACGGAAAATATCGCCACCACTGCCAAAAACGAGGATGCGTTCATCGTTCCTGAAGCTGCACAGCCTTCCGAAAGAAACGAGAACGAAGAGCAGAAAGAACTCCTCACGCAGCTGCAGGAAAAGGTCAACGCTCATAATGAGAACAACCCCGTAATGGAAGCAGAACCAGGCATTTGGGCGGGCGACCCCAACGACGGAACGGACTTTATTACCGTAGTTGACCTGCCTATCGAAGACAGCAGCGCACTGCCGACTTACGATATCTTCGACAATCCTATCCGCCATGCAGCACCAGCACCGTTCATCCCGCAGAACAACCCGATGAACGACATGCGGGAAGAGATACAGGAGTTCGATTTTACCGACATCATCACTGCCAACGGCGTGCTCGAGATTATGCCCGACGGATATGGATTCCTGCGTTCAAGTGACTATAACTACCTGTCGTCTCCTGACGATGTCTATGTATCAACCAGTCAAATCAAACGATACGGGTTGAAGACTGGCGACGTGGTCAGCTGCCACGTGCGCCCGCCACACGACGGAGAGAAATATTTCCCGCTGACCAGTATCGACAAAATCAACGGACGCAATCCGGCAGAAGTGCGCGACCGCATTCCGTTCGAGCACCTCACACCATTGTTCCCTGACGAGAAATTCATGCTGTGCGGCAACCCGGAGACGACCAACCTGTCGACCCGCGTCGTCGATCTCTTCTCTCCTATCGGAAAAGGACAGCGCGCACTCATTGTGGCGCAGCCGAAAACCGGTAAGACGATTCTCATGAAAGATATTGCCAACGCTATCGCCGCCAACCATCCCGAAGCCTATCTGATGATGCTGCTCATCGACGAGCGACCGGAAGAAGTGACCGACATGGCACGCACGGTCAACGCTGAGGTCATTGCCTCCACGTTCGACGAACCGGCAGAACGCCACGTGAAAATCGCAGGCATCGTCCTCGAAAAGGCGAAACGAATGGTTGAATGCGGACACGACGTGGTGATTTTCCTCGACTCCATCACCCGTTTGGCAAGAGCCTACAACACTGTGGCGCCAGCCAGCGGAAAAGTGCTCACGGGAGGTGTGGATGCGAACGCCCTCCAGAAGCCGAAGCGCTTCTTCGGAGCAGCGCGCAACATTGAGGGCGGAGGTTCGCTCACCATTGTCGCAACCGCCCTCATCGACACGGGCAGCAAGATGGACGAGGTCATCTTCGAGGAATTCAAAGGCACGGGAAACATGGAGCTGCAGCTCGACCGCTCACTCTCCAACAAGCGAATATTCCCTGCTGTCAACCTCGTGGCTTCCTCTACGCGTCGTGACGAACTGCTACAGGATAAGACCACGCTCGACCGCATGTGGATTATGCGCAAATATCTTGCCGACATGAATCCGATTGAAGCGATGAACACCATTCACGACAGAATTCTTGGAACGAAAGACAACGAAGAGTTCCTCCTTACGATGAATTCGTAATCGTCGGTCAGAATAAGTAAATAAGTAAAAAGCGGGGATGCACATCTGTGTGTCCCCGCTTTTTTCATGCCATACCGGGCAGCGCTATCCGTGTTTCTTTTTTCCTTCCTGCGGGCGGATACACATCCTTCCCGTCCGATTCATATTGATGAAAAAAATCCCCAGTGTTTCGCAACACCGGGGAGCGATAATTAAAAAGTAGCTAATAATAAATAATAACAAAGTTATGTAAATAAATTACATGCAGGAGGAGAGGTCGGCTCCGTGCGGTCGTGTATCTTCCGTCTCACGGTCTGCTCTCACGCCTCTCCGCTCATTTCTTTTTAGTATCCTTGAAGTCGTCAAGGTCGTCCCACGGGCTGCGGCTCGGCGATGAGCCGAAGTCGTAGTTCCAGCCGTTGCCGAAACCGTTGCTGTCGTCCTCTTCCTCGAATTCGGTTTCTTTGCCGAAGGTGTCCGGCGTATAGAGCGACGTTTCGATTGCCATCACTCGGCTGCTCGTGATGAGCGGAACAACGCTGCATGCGGGCTTGAGGTATGGTGTGCGCTTCATCGTACCACCTCCTTTCTGCCTTGGTGGATATAGACGCCTTTCTGCGTGGGCTTGCCGTTCAGGCGACGCCCGTCGAGCGTGTACCAGTGGTCGGGCAGTGCGTCGGTGGCGCTGCTGTCAAGGGTGGTGATGCCCGTGGTCTCGCCGTTGCCGAAGAAGAAGGTCACGCCTTTCGCGCCGCTGCTGCTGCCGCTCGTCAGTCGCCGGTAGGTGGCTTCGGGGATGTAGCAGCGGTGGGCGGGAATTTCCGTGCCGCTGAAGGGCCAGAAGCCTATCATCCGCTTGCCCGACTTGCGCTCCACGCCGAGCGTGAGGGCTTCGAGCGGACCGTTGAGGCGGGTGATGGTGTTGGAGCCTTCGAGGATGTTGCGGTCGCCGATGCGTGCGCGCTGCGCGGCGAGCTCGGCTAACTGCTCGTCGGTATATACTTTGTTATACCACAGGGTGTCGGTCGATTGCGATGTTGCGTCGGGTCCGTCCCATCCTATGGGCTCGTGTGTCCACACCTTGTGGAAGGCGTAGAGCCCTGCCTGGGTGTTGGAGCGCACGTACATGGCGGTGCCGGCGGGGATGAGGTTGCCCGGGTCGCCGATTTTCTCCAGCACGAGCTGGTTGCCTGCCTGTGCGCTGCCCACGTTCACGGAGTCGCGCTTGATGCCGGTGGCTATCCAGGCTGTGGTGCCGGGAGGCACGACGGCGTCGTAGTCTAACCAGAGTGTGCCGGAGTAGTAGTCAACGCCGGCGCCCGACAATGTGGCGGGATTGATATACATGATATAGGGATAGGTCTTCACTTCCACGTCTATGTATTTCTTGCTGGAACCGTCACTGTTAACGGCATCGTCCGGAAGGCTCGGACGTGCGTTGTACTGATAGGAGAATCCGTTGTGCTTGGCATAGAGGTCGAGGTCGGCGTTCACGCCGCCTGCCACGCTCGCCAGCTTGAAGTATTTGTCCGTCGTGCCGAATATCTTCTGGTCTGCGTCTGCCACTGCCGTGCCCAGGAGTTTCACGCTGCCTGATACAAGGCGGCTGTCATCGAACAGCGCCGACTGTCCCTCGGGCAGATAGAGGCGCACCTCGTCCTGGGAGCCGTCTTCCGCCTCGCCCTTCACCACCGTCAGGTCGGCATAGGGCTTCTGAGGGGAGATATAATAACTTCGGTTAGATGTCACTGTGACAGAACTGAGGTCTAACGACCACAGCAGGTTGTTTCTTAGTTCTGTCTGCTCAAGATTCGGGAGATTGACGTTTTCCAACTTGGTCAGGAGGTTGTGGCGGATGACTAAGATGCGCGTCTGGCTTGGTAGCCGGCTCATGTCTATCTCCCGTATCTGGTTGGTGGGGTTGATGGTCCCGTCGTCCACGCCTGCCATCGTCTGCCGGTTATACTTGCCGCCGTTGAGTTGGAGGTCGGCGTTGCTGCTAAGAGTCGCGTATGTAGTAAAGTCGAGCATCGAATAGAGGCGCTCCATGTCGGTCACCTTTGTGCGTTTCAGTTGCAGTTTATGGAATTTTCGGTCTGAGAAGATGCTGTCCGGCGAGAGAAAACTATTGTCCACCGAAATTCCTATCGGTGAGGTGTCGCTGGAGTTTTGGATAGTCACTTTCCTGAGCTTCGTGCCCCAAATGAACATTTCCTGTGCCTTATAATCATCAAGCACCAATTCCTCTAAATTTGCCAGGCGGTTGTTTGCTTCCGTGTGACGGAAGTATATCTTCGGCAGCGACGCATCGAAGATGAGTTTCTTCACATTCCGCAAATCTGCCCTGTTCTTGGGGCGCCAAGCAGTTGTACCACCCGATTTAAATGATTCAAGATAGGTGGTATAGTTGTCGGCTCTGAGCGTGATGACATCCTGCGCATGGAGCGGAGCGCAGCAGATGAGGGCGAACAGCGATGCGCAGAGCGCACGCCGTAAGTGTCTGATTGTATTCATATTTGTCATGTTTTTTTTGATGGTTTACTGTTTATGTTCGTGAATATGTGCCGGCGCTGCGTTGCCCGGCGGTTTGCGCGTTCGCGGCGAACGCGATGCGCACTGTTATTAAACGCGAGGCGCGTTGTTATTTAACGCGGAATCAGGGGTTGCTTCCCTCGTCGCCGCTGCCACGTCCCCACTCTGAGAATTCGAGCGTGGAGGCGAGGAATCGCGTGCCCTTCTTGCCGTTCGCCTCGTAAAGGCGGTCGGGCTGGAAGATGATGTGCGACGACTTGATGTTCTTCGTCACCGAGAAGTCCTTCACCGTGTCGGAAGGCTTCGTCTTGATGCCTACCTTGAACGAGCCGAAGCCGTCGAGCTTCACGCGGTGCCCCTCCTGGAGCATCTTGTTCATCACGTCGGGCAGCTCGGTGAGCACCGCCATCACGTCCGACTTGCGCACCGAGGCGATGTCCTGAATCTCACGGGCAATGTCCTTCATCGTCTTCACCTTGTTCACTCTCACGCGGGCATACCATTTGCCCTTGGTCGCGAAGCCTTCACGGTTGTTCTGATACAACGTATAAAATACTGCCATAATTGAAATTAATTTTTTATAATTAGATATTTCCTGAATGATGCTGCAAAAATATGAATAATAGAGTTAACTTAAAAAAAAAGCGTTAATAATTCTTAACGCTTTGCTGAAATATGTAAAATTCATGACGCTTTTCGGGCGCATCCGCCCCTATATATATAATAATGTGTATCCGCCTACGAGAAGTTTTCCGATTTGTTTTATTTGACTCTGCGCAGCTTCCAAACGATGGTGCAGAGGCTGAATATCAGGAAATAAATCAATCCCAACTGCAACGCGCTGATGCGCAGCCCGTCAATCTGAGCGGCGGGCAATGATGAAATCCAGCGGAGTGCAGCGCTTTGGAGGGTGAGCAGGGAAGAAAACCACCCCGCTACCGACAGCTGCAACGTGGGAGCGAACGAGAGCAACAGCAGGAATGGAAACGTGTAGAGAATCAATGTGGTCAGAGGAATGACAACCAGATTTGCCAACAGGAAATAAACGGAAAACGTGCCGAAATGGTAGATGACGAGAGGAGCAGCGCCCAACTGAGCCGTGCATGAGACGATGACCAGCGACCACAGCCACCTGAGCGGTGCATAACGCTCGAGAACCGTGCGGGACACCAACCAATAAATCCGTCTGAAGAGCAGCAGGATGAAGAACACCGCAGCGAAAGAGAGTTGGAAGCCCACGTCATAAAGGCTGAGCGGATTGACGAGAAGCATGATGACGGCTGTGAGCCCAAAGGTGTTCAGCGAGAACTTGTCGCGACGGAGCAGCCCCATCAATGAATAGATGGAAATCATCGTGGCGGCACGGGTGACGGAGGGTGTGAGTCCTACAATAAAAGCGTATGTCCAGATGGCTACGAGTATCAGCAGTTCGCCCGCAAAACGGAAGCGACGGAAACGAAACAGCAGCGACAGCAGACCGTAGATAATGCCCAGATGCAGACCGCTCAGCGCCAAGATGTGCGACGCTCCGCTGACCGAATAGGCATCGCGCAGTTCTTGGCTCAACCCCGACTTCTCGCCTAACGCCATAGCCGAGAGGACTGCCATGTTCTCGGCATCGATGTTCAGCACACGTAACGAGGACAACAACCGCTGACGAAGCATCAATGCCCGCAGACGCACACGCTCAACTGCCGACATGGAGTGCAGACGGACAGACTCCTTCATCCAAGCGTCCCAATAGACGAAAGTCGTTGCGCTAAAACCGTGGCAACGCAGATACAAGGGATAGTTGAAATTCGACTGCCGGAACTGACGGGGACGCTCCAACACCGACCTCAGAATAATGCCGTCGCCGACATTCAGCTGCCGGTAGCGATGGTCAACGGTGTCGCGCAAAATACTTGCCTTCACCAAACGTCCTGCATAGCGCCCTTCCACGAGACGCAAGTCGCAACGGACAATCTTGCCGCGCTCAACCGGCTGACTGACCAACACCGCCCGGTGCACCAGCTCATCGTCATCGGGCGACAACGACAAACGGGCATCCTGCCGGCTCACGAGGAACGCACCGAGCAGGGACACCGACAGCAGCAAGCATGCTGTCTGGAGAATCGGGTATCTGAATAGAAAGAATGAGATGCCTACTGAAGACACCAAGCCCGCCAGCCACAGCGACGGAACGACCGCATCCGCCATTTCATGCCCTAAGAATATGCCTATGACAAGAAAGAGCGCAATGCGCAACATGGGATAAAGTTGTATCTTCCCGTTCGTTATCATTCAAACAAAAACTGCTCTTCTGAACGATAAAACGTGTTTGCCTTCACACCCATGCCTGCTATATTACCGGTGTTCCTCGCGCAGCAGGTCGTTAACGGTTTTCACGGGGTTGAACGTTGACAGGGGCACTTCCACGAAGACCGTGTTCCAATCGCTCATGGCACCGTTCCACAAGCCCGGCAGTTCGAGCGCCTTCAGCACCCGTCCGTCCTTGCTCTTCTCGCTGATGAACCCTGTCGAGCGGTCCACATAGTCGGGCAGATGGAAGGGTTGGTCGCGATAGTCTTTGATGGCGCAGACGAGATCTACCGGATTGAAGTGCGTACCCTCAGTGAACATCTTCTGATAGGTCTCGTTCGAGGCGTCTATCTGACTGCTCTCAAGTATCTGCAGACTGACGGTGCCGTCCTGGTTATAGGTCAGGAAAGGTCCGCCGCCCGGTTCACCGACGTTTCTCACCACGCCGCAGACGCGCATCGGCCGGTTCAGTTTCCGGTGCAGATAATCGGCAAGCGCCGCCCTGTCTTTCTGCAGTTCGGCAATATTCGGATGATGACAGCAAAGTGCTTTCTCAAGGAAGTCGGCGATTTCTGCGAGTTCGTCGTCCGAACAGCCGCTGTCGAGCAGGCGCAGATAGCTGAACGCCCGCTGCTGAAGCGACACCAGAATGCCTGCCAGCACCTGTTTGTAGGTGGTCGTGTCAGCCTTCAGGCGGTCGGGAACCACGTTGTCGATATTCTTGATGAACACGATGTCGGCATCGCGTTCGTTGAGGTTTTCAATCAGCGCGCCGTGTCCACCCGGACGGAACAGCAGCGAGCCGTCGGCGTTGCGGAAGGGCGTGTTGTCGGCATTGGCAGCCACCGTGTCCGTGCTCGGTTTCTGCTCGGAGAAAGAGATGTGGAAACGCACGCCGTGGCGCTGCTCATAGCCGGGCACTTTCTCTGCCACCTTCGCTTCGAAAAGCGCCAGATGCTCGTGAGAGACCGTGAAATGGAGGTTCACCTCTCCCCCGCTCTCCGCATAGAGCGCACCTTCCACGAGATGCTCCTCCATCGAAGTGCGCGCACCCTCCGGATAGCGATGGAACAGCAGCAGCCCCTTCGGCAGATGACCATAGTTCAGCCCTTCGCTTCCCAACAGACAGGCAACTACCTCCTTATAACGCCCTGCGGCAAGCAGTGCGTCGATGCCCAATCCCGTATGCTGCAAGCAAGCAGCCTCCAGCGCGTCGTGGAATGCGAAATCGCCGATGGCATCGAAGAAACGCTTCTCGAAGTCGGTCGTCGGAACGTCGTACGCCGCATCCAGAAAGGCATACAAGTCTTTGAACATACGGCTTGCCGCTCCCGATGCCGGCACGAACTTCTCTATCTTCCGGCGCGTCGCCTTATAGCGTTTCCACTCATCAATATAATGTCCCGTCTGCTCTTCAGTCGGCGCCATGATGCCATTGCCGACCGCAGCAGCTGCCGACAGACGCAGAAAAGGAAAACCCTTTCCGAATGCCTCCAACTGACCGCGGAGCATCTCCTCACTGATTCCCTTCCCGGAAATCTGCTTCAAATCATTTTCTGTAAACATATCTTTTTTCCTTTAGTTTTTTGCAAAGATACACAAAATTCCTGAATTAAAAGTCAGCCGACCAAAGAATTTACATTCCCATTTCCATGCATCAGGACGGGCAGCTTGTATATCCTAATTAAAGGAAAAAATCCACTTATTCCGTTTTTTCAATGCCATTTTTTGCCACTTATTCCGTTTTTAAGAAGGCAGAAATAGCCACTTATTCCGTTTTTTTCAATACCATTTTTAGGCACTTATTCCGATTTTTCAGCCTGTTTCTGAACGGCTATCAACTACAAAAGCACGATTTACCACTCCATCGAGACGTCATTTTTTTTGACATTCTTCGAGAGGCGTTTTAGGTTTCTTTACAAAAATTAACGCGCCAGAAGGCTGTATATTTCAGTCGGTGGGCTATCAGAAGGGCGGAAGCATATTAAGCGCTCCTGCGAAAAGTTTTCTGAAAATCAGGGAGTTGGAAAGCGAAAAAGCGGGGTTTATACGGAATATTTGCGCTGTCGGTTTGTGAAAGTTGAACTTTCACGTTGCGAAAGTGCCACTTTCGCACTCCAATAGTTGCCCTTTTGAAGCCCGAAAGTGGCACTTTTGGAAGCAATTTTCACCGTTTTTCGATGAAAAATATGCATGTTTCGCATAATTATTCGGAAACTGCCGCATGTTTATACAAAAACTTCCGTCTCGTTTGTAAATATATTTCGGGCGAAATCTTTACATTTTAACAATTAAGGGAGGAGCCCCTCCCTAACCCTCCCCCAAATGGGGAGGGAACGCCTGACGGAAGAAAAAATAAATGGATTCGCCTTGACGTAGGGGTCGATCGATGTATCGTCCCGCAGAAAATATCAACTACTCTGGCAAGCCCCTCAAAGGAAGTGTTATGCCAAAATAAACTATTAACGGAAACGGAATAAACTCTCGGGCTCTCCTTATATAGGAGGGTCCGAGTTTTTTTCATAATTTTCATAAGATACTCACGCTCAACAACAAAAATAAAAACAAACTTTTATTTTGTTCTGCCCTCAACTTGCACTATCTTTTTATAAGATACTCACGCTCAGAAAAGTTCAAATAAATTTGGCTTTTCATTCGCTTAATCGTATCTTTGTCCCCCGAAATGTGAATGTGATGATGGCGACGAAGAATATCTTGATGACAGAAGCGGAGCAAAAGGAGATTGCCGAGATTTTCGACAAACTGCTTCACATGCCGGCATGGTCTTTCACGAAAGACGATGAGGAGAAGTTGCGCACGCACATCAACGACAGCATTGACAAGGGAAACATCCGACGCGACATCTTCAATCTGAACCCATTGCTGCTCGCCTTCCAGACGGCGCAGATTGCTGCCGAGGACATCGGCATCGGACGCGACGGCATACTCGCCTGCCTGCTCCATACGACCATCAACGGAGAGGAGGACATTCAAGAGATAGAACGGACGTTCGGCAAGGATGTAGGACTGATTATCAAAGGGCTGTCGCGCATTCAGGAACTCTACAAGAAACATCCCGCCATCGAGAGCGAGAACTTCAGGAACCTGCTGCTGTCGTTTGCCGAAGACATGCGCGTGATTCTCATCATGATAGCCGACCGCGTGAACCTCATGCGGCAGATTCGCGACACGGAGAACGCCGAGAGCAAACAACGGGTTTCAGAAGAAGCGTCCTATCTGTATGCCCCACTCGCCCACAAATTAGGACTCTACCAACTGAAAAGCGAGTTGGAAGACCTGAGCCTGAAATACATGGAGCACGACGCTTACTACATGATCAAAGAGAAGCTCAACACCACCAAACGCTCACGAGACGCCTACATCGAGAGATTTATCAAGCCTGTGGAGGAAAAACTGAGAGAGGCAGGGCTGTCTTTCCACATGAAGGGACGCACGAAGAGCATCCACTCCATCTGGCAGAAGATGAAGAAGCAGCAGTGCGAATTCGAAAGAATCTACGACCTTTTTGCCATCCGCATCATCATCGACACACCCGAAGCGCACATGAAAAAAACCGCCATCAGCGAACATGCGCTCTGCTGGCAGGCATACTCCATCGTCACCGACATGTATCAGCCGAACCCTAAACGCTTGCGCGACTGGCTCTCCGTGCCCAAATCCAACGGCTATGAGAGCCTCCACATCACGGTGCTCGGACCTGAAAACAAATGGGTGGAGGTGCAAATACGCACGCAACGGATGGACGAAGTGGCAGAGAAAGGACTGGCTG from the Prevotella sp. Rep29 genome contains:
- a CDS encoding MFS transporter; this encodes MNLKVRLSVMNFLEFAVWGAYLTCMGNYLGSAGLGAEISWFYAIQGIVSIFMPTLMGIVADKYVRPERLLGICHLIAGLAMLGCWYMGLSAGFGNELPSKGAFIAMYTLSVAFYMPTLALSNTTAFTILKNNGLDTVKDFPPIRVFGTIGFIATMWFVNCAVWDGSSFFFTLSESTYKFQYTYMQFFVSGALSLLLFLYCYTLPACHLEKKPAASLVETLGLDAFKLFKEKRMALFFIFSAMLGMSLQVTNGFAGPFITSFKGSADAAIADSFAANNATLLTSISQVSEALCILMIPFFLKRFGIKVVMLISMFAWVFRFGFFGVGNPAMPGVIFFILSCIVYGVAFDFFNVSGAMFVDKECDPSVKASAQGLFMLMTNGLGATIGTLAAGQIVNHFCQWNEQGYLLGDWRSCWFIFAGFALAVGIAFAILFHPEKKKG
- the yihA gene encoding ribosome biogenesis GTP-binding protein YihA/YsxC, encoding MDIKKAEFTLSSPTVQMCPNDNKPEYAFIGRSNVGKSSLINMLCNRKGLAKTSATPGKTLLINHFIINNEWYIVDLPGYGFAKHSKTVVKKLDQMIRTYVLQRRQLVNLFVLIDIRHEPQKVDREFIDWLGESSIPFTIIFTKADKLTGGKAKANVDAYMNSLKDRWEELPPYYISSAEKKIGREEILNYIEQINNELKETSSQQE
- the rho gene encoding transcription termination factor Rho, translated to MYYKDDLLSKDISELVDIAKELGAEFKSGDSQETLVYAILEQQAVLGAAQNPAGTKRKRTRIAKNNTDHVYSVKGNDGENLDVKKNKVAAAEQAPLFKDEIIEEKATEEKKKKTTSKADNSKEADNDAQQPIAEGQPAEEPVAPKKRGRKPKAAVADAPKEEQPVAETENIATTAKNEDAFIVPEAAQPSERNENEEQKELLTQLQEKVNAHNENNPVMEAEPGIWAGDPNDGTDFITVVDLPIEDSSALPTYDIFDNPIRHAAPAPFIPQNNPMNDMREEIQEFDFTDIITANGVLEIMPDGYGFLRSSDYNYLSSPDDVYVSTSQIKRYGLKTGDVVSCHVRPPHDGEKYFPLTSIDKINGRNPAEVRDRIPFEHLTPLFPDEKFMLCGNPETTNLSTRVVDLFSPIGKGQRALIVAQPKTGKTILMKDIANAIAANHPEAYLMMLLIDERPEEVTDMARTVNAEVIASTFDEPAERHVKIAGIVLEKAKRMVECGHDVVIFLDSITRLARAYNTVAPASGKVLTGGVDANALQKPKRFFGAARNIEGGGSLTIVATALIDTGSKMDEVIFEEFKGTGNMELQLDRSLSNKRIFPAVNLVASSTRRDELLQDKTTLDRMWIMRKYLADMNPIEAMNTIHDRILGTKDNEEFLLTMNS
- a CDS encoding HU family DNA-binding protein; this encodes MAVFYTLYQNNREGFATKGKWYARVRVNKVKTMKDIAREIQDIASVRKSDVMAVLTELPDVMNKMLQEGHRVKLDGFGSFKVGIKTKPSDTVKDFSVTKNIKSSHIIFQPDRLYEANGKKGTRFLASTLEFSEWGRGSGDEGSNP
- a CDS encoding ComEC/Rec2 family competence protein, which translates into the protein MITNGKIQLYPMLRIALFLVIGIFLGHEMADAVVPSLWLAGLVSSVGISFFLFRYPILQTACLLLSVSLLGAFLVSRQDARLSLSPDDDELVHRAVLVSQPVERGKIVRCDLRLVEGRYAGRLVKASILRDTVDHRYRQLNVGDGIILRSVLERPRQFRQSNFNYPLYLRCHGFSATTFVYWDAWMKESVRLHSMSAVERVRLRALMLRQRLLSSLRVLNIDAENMAVLSAMALGEKSGLSQELRDAYSVSGASHILALSGLHLGIIYGLLSLLFRFRRFRFAGELLILVAIWTYAFIVGLTPSVTRAATMISIYSLMGLLRRDKFSLNTFGLTAVIMLLVNPLSLYDVGFQLSFAAVFFILLLFRRIYWLVSRTVLERYAPLRWLWSLVIVSCTAQLGAAPLVIYHFGTFSVYFLLANLVVIPLTTLILYTFPFLLLLSFAPTLQLSVAGWFSSLLTLQSAALRWISSLPAAQIDGLRISALQLGLIYFLIFSLCTIVWKLRRVK
- a CDS encoding DUF4301 family protein; protein product: MFTENDLKQISGKGISEEMLRGQLEAFGKGFPFLRLSAAAAVGNGIMAPTEEQTGHYIDEWKRYKATRRKIEKFVPASGAASRMFKDLYAFLDAAYDVPTTDFEKRFFDAIGDFAFHDALEAACLQHTGLGIDALLAAGRYKEVVACLLGSEGLNYGHLPKGLLLFHRYPEGARTSMEEHLVEGALYAESGGEVNLHFTVSHEHLALFEAKVAEKVPGYEQRHGVRFHISFSEQKPSTDTVAANADNTPFRNADGSLLFRPGGHGALIENLNERDADIVFIKNIDNVVPDRLKADTTTYKQVLAGILVSLQQRAFSYLRLLDSGCSDDELAEIADFLEKALCCHHPNIAELQKDRAALADYLHRKLNRPMRVCGVVRNVGEPGGGPFLTYNQDGTVSLQILESSQIDASNETYQKMFTEGTHFNPVDLVCAIKDYRDQPFHLPDYVDRSTGFISEKSKDGRVLKALELPGLWNGAMSDWNTVFVEVPLSTFNPVKTVNDLLREEHR